The Negativicutes bacterium genomic interval AATCATTAGACCATTAATAGGGTCAACCCCTAATTTTACATACAGCACTTCCATAAAACTCATCCCTGGTAATATTGTAAAATCAATATTTTCTGTTTTTACTAGGTCTTGCAATAGAGTTACCGTTTTTTCTGCCACTAACGGGCTCCCTGGCACTGCATAGACGATATCCTTACCACTTTTCGCTTTTTTGAGACAATCTTCCACAATAGCTTGATAAACTTCTGCAAAACTGTCTTTAGTTTCATAATATTTATCATAACTCCGAAATTTCAGTCCTTTATCTTTCAGAACTTCTACCGTCGGATGCTTTGAGGTTCTTAAACACAAATAATCTGCAGTGCTAATTTTCTCCCACGTTTCCATTGTCAGTAAGCCAAAATTTCCTGGCCCTAACCCTACTACCGTTATGCTACCCATTATTTATCTCCTTTTTCTGTCCCTGCTAAAATTCCCAGGATTTTTTTTAGTTGCTGTAAGATATGTTTATTATTAAAGTTAATTAAAATTCGCTCCGGTGGACCTTGTAATATTTTCACCTTATGCAACAGTTGTTCTTGGAGCTTAATGATATTTTCCACATTAATATTAACATTTTCACCTAAAATGATATCTAATCGATTATGCTGTTCTAAAATACTCTCAATACCAAGCTCTCGCATTATATTTTTTATTCTTGCTACTTCTAATAAATTCAAAGTAGCAATACTAGGCTCACCAAAACGGTCAATTAACTCTGCAATGATTGCACTAATATGCTCTTCAGTTCTTACTGCTGCTATTTTTTGATAAAACTCTATTTTATGCATAGCATCATTAATATAATCACCACTTAAATATGCTTCCACTTTTATTTCGATAGTCGGCTCCGGTTGAAGTTTAACCGGTTGACCGGTTTTCAGCTCTTGCATTGCTTCTTCTAACAAACGACAATACATTTCAAAACCAACACTGGCAATATGTCCATGTTGCTGCGCTCCCAATAAATTTCCAGCACCACGGATTTCCAGGTCGCGCATAGCGATTTTAAAACCAGCTCCCAGTTCAGCAAATTCCTTTATCGCCTGTAACCGTTTTTCTGCAACTTCTGTTAAAACCTTATCTTTACGATAAGTCAAATAAGCAAATGCCATCACATGAGATCGGCCTACCCGGCCTCTCATTTGATAAAGTTGTGATAATCCAAAATGATCCGCGTCATAAACAATAATAGTATTGGCATTAGGAACATCCAAACCATTTTCTATAATACTGGTACAAACCAGCACATCATATTTTCCTTCATAAAACTCTACCATTACCTTTTCTAACAAAGCTTCCGACATTTGACCATGCGCAGTTTGAATTCTGGCATCAGGCAACATTTGAGCTAAATGATGGCTGATTTTATCAATACTTGCAACTTTATTATAAACTAAATAAACTTGTCCACCGCGCTTTAATTCACGCTTAATAGCATCTTTAATAACCTCATCATTATTTTCAACAACATAAGTTTGTACCGGAATGCGTTCTTCAGGCGGTGTTTCAATAATACTCATATCGCGAGCACCCACAAGCGACATATGAAGTGTTCGTGGAATTGGCGTCGCACTTAATGTTAAACAATCAATACCAGCGCTAAGCTTCTTCATTTTTTCCTTCTGCGCTACCCCAAAGCGTTGTTCCTCATCTACAATTAATAAGCCCAAATCCTTAAACTTTACCGTTTTATTAAGAATTCGATGTGTACCAACTAACACATCCACTCTGCCAGTTTCAACTTTTTCCAAGGTTTCTTGTTGTTCTTTAGCTGTTCTAAAGCGACAAATCAAATCAACCACCGGCCCAAATTTAGCAAAACGACTCTTAAAGGTTTGAAAATGTTGTTGCGCCAACACTGTCGTCGGTACTAACACTGCCACTTGTTTACCACTCATCACCGCTTTAAAGGCAGCTCTAACAGCAACCTCTGTCTTGCCAAAGCCGACATCACCACACAACAGACGATCCATCGGTTCAGCTTTTTCCATGTCCGCTTTTATCTCTTTAATCGCTTGCAATTGATCTGGTGTTTCCTCATAAGCAAAGGCATCCTCAAACTCAGCTTGCCAATTATTATCTTGCTCAAACGCAAAACCGGTAGCAACCTGTCTAGTCGCGTAAAGTTCAATTAATTCCTTCGCAATATCGGCAACTGCAGCTTTGGCTTTACTTTTAGTCTTATGCCAATCAGTTCCGCCCATTTTGCTAAGTTTGGGAGTTTGACCCTCGGCTCCAATATATTTTTGCAATAAATTAACTTGATCTGTCGGTACAAAAATTTTGTCAGTACCCGCATATTTTATATGTAAATAATCCTTTTTTATTCCGGCTAAATCAATCGTTTCAACACCAATATATTTACCTATACCATGATTAATATGTACAACATAATCGCCAATATTGATATCACGAAAATAAGCTATTTTTTCACCCTTAGCTACTCGTTGCAATGGCTTTTTCTTTTGAGTACCTAAAATCTCTTTTTCTGTTACTACAACAACTTTCGCTTCCGGTAACTCAAAGCCATTATTAAACACATTAATGGCGATAGTAATACCTTCCGCAAAATCAATCGGCTCCTTTGCTGCAAAGCAAGCTCTTACGTTATAGCGTGCTAATTCTTCTTGCAAAGATAAAGCTTTTTGCTTAGTACTCATAAAAATTACAATTTTGTAGTTTTTATGACGCCAGGCTTTAATTTCGTTGGCCAGCAACTCTATTTTCTTATGAAATGGCACCACAGATTTACTAACAATACTTATAACTTCTTTAGGCTCGCTATACTGTGGTTTTTGTAATAATAAAGTCAAGTATAAAATATTGTAATTTTTCGCAAACTCCACAATTTCTTGCCAAGAAAATAATTGTTTCTTAACTTCGGGATTTTCTTGTAAAATCTTTTCAATTTGCTCTTTAATTCGCGCCGGTTCATCAAAAATAACAGTACTGTCCTGTGGTAGATAACTCAAACAATTCGCCATTTTATCATAATCTTCCGGTTGCGCTAATGGTAAAATATCAATTTGCGAAATGCTATCTAGTGACAGTTTACTATTAATGTCATAAGTCCTTATGGAATCAATTTCATCACCATAAAACTCTATTCTAATCGGTTGAGTTGCATTAACCGGAAATACATCAATAATTCCGCCACGCACACTAAATTCACCCATTATTTCTACTTCATCAACTCTGACATAACCTAATTTCACTAATCTTTCTAAAACATTTTCTAATTCAATACTCATTCGTAGCTTTAAATTAATTCTTGCCTGCTCAAAGTCATGTTTTGAAAGATTTTTTTGAATAACAGCTTCACCGGTCGTCAACACAATAATATTTTCGTTACGCACCAATTTCCCTAAAACATCAAGGCGCTGTGCCACAAGCTCCAAGCTTTTCGCCACTGCAGAAAAACTAACTACATCTAAAGACGGTAATTTTACAATCTGCGTTTGTGGTAACAAGCTACTCAAATCACTTTCTAGCTGCGCCATACTATCCTTGCTACTAGTGATAATGATAGTTGCTTTTTGCGCCAAATTATATCCCTTGGCAATAATCAGACTTTTTTGCGTACCTGCAACACCATAAATAAGACTTTGTTGTTGAGAAAAAGCATAACATTCACTAGCTTTTATAATATTGTCATCATTAAAAATATCAAAAAAATTCTTCATTTTCCCCTCACCAATACGAAAACGGGCTTTAGCATATGCTAAAGCCCTTGTTTTCTCATTATAGCTTCCATCTTTTCTAACGTCAAGAAGGTTACTCTCTAACTAGCTTTCCCTTCCAATCATTAATTCCACCAAAATCATATACTTTCTCATAACCACTGTTTACTAAAAGTTCAGCAGCCACAGCACTCCTTCTACCACTACGACAATATAATAATATTTTTTTGCTTTTATCAGGAATGACCGCCGATGCTTTTTCTTCAAGTTCACTTAGTGGCAGTAGTTTAGCATTTTCAATATGACCTTGCTGATATTCTTCAGGCGTTCTAACATCAACAACAATCACATTAGCTGATTCTTTCATCATTTCAGCTGCCACATTAGCACTAATTTTATAAGGAGCTTTATCACTGTTTGACCTTAATTGAAAAAAATATCCTGCTCCTACAATCATCACAAAGGCTATTATCAATAAGTATATATTTTTCAAAGAAAACTCCCCTTTATACTAAAACTTATTTTTTCGCAATACCCACCAAGGAGCCATGGATGAATCTTGATGTCCTTTACCAATCCATTCCCAAAATACTGCCAATAAAGTATTGATTTTCGCTGCAAATAAAAACATCGGCATAAATGGTACTAGTCCAAATCTTGATAAATCTTCTTTTTTTCGCTCAGAAACAAAAATTATCCCAAGCAAATACAGTAAGCAAGTCATCACAAAATAAAAAGAATACACTGCCATTAACAAGGCGATTGCATAATCAGCGGGAAAAACAATAAATAGCCAAAAAGTATAGACAAAAACCATCATTGGTAAAACAATATTGGTGAACATGGTCACTAACAATCCATTAAAATTCGCCCAGCCCATCATCGACGGCGCTATGCTCCGCCAATGTTTACCGATAATGTAAGGATAATCGCCTTCCCATCTTAGCCGTTGTTTGAAAAATTTAGCATAGGTTTCCGGAACATCAGTAAAACAAATTGCTTCGGGGTCAAACACAATTCTAAATTTTTCTTTTCTATTATTAAAGTAATTTTTAATTCGTAATGTAATATCAAGATCTTCTGCGGTCCCTGCATCCCAACCTTCGACCAAATTAAGTAGACTACGGCGAAAAATACCAAAGGCGCCGGAAATATTATTGACCATATTAAATTCACTAAGCGCCGTTTTTGACAGCTGAATTGAATTAAAATATTCAATCGCTTGAAAACCGGCACAAAAAGTATCAGCAGCATTACGTACTCTTAAGCACCCACTCACCGCTACTACTTCAGGATCAAC includes:
- the mfd gene encoding transcription-repair coupling factor — translated: MKNFFDIFNDDNIIKASECYAFSQQQSLIYGVAGTQKSLIIAKGYNLAQKATIIITSSKDSMAQLESDLSSLLPQTQIVKLPSLDVVSFSAVAKSLELVAQRLDVLGKLVRNENIIVLTTGEAVIQKNLSKHDFEQARINLKLRMSIELENVLERLVKLGYVRVDEVEIMGEFSVRGGIIDVFPVNATQPIRIEFYGDEIDSIRTYDINSKLSLDSISQIDILPLAQPEDYDKMANCLSYLPQDSTVIFDEPARIKEQIEKILQENPEVKKQLFSWQEIVEFAKNYNILYLTLLLQKPQYSEPKEVISIVSKSVVPFHKKIELLANEIKAWRHKNYKIVIFMSTKQKALSLQEELARYNVRACFAAKEPIDFAEGITIAINVFNNGFELPEAKVVVVTEKEILGTQKKKPLQRVAKGEKIAYFRDINIGDYVVHINHGIGKYIGVETIDLAGIKKDYLHIKYAGTDKIFVPTDQVNLLQKYIGAEGQTPKLSKMGGTDWHKTKSKAKAAVADIAKELIELYATRQVATGFAFEQDNNWQAEFEDAFAYEETPDQLQAIKEIKADMEKAEPMDRLLCGDVGFGKTEVAVRAAFKAVMSGKQVAVLVPTTVLAQQHFQTFKSRFAKFGPVVDLICRFRTAKEQQETLEKVETGRVDVLVGTHRILNKTVKFKDLGLLIVDEEQRFGVAQKEKMKKLSAGIDCLTLSATPIPRTLHMSLVGARDMSIIETPPEERIPVQTYVVENNDEVIKDAIKRELKRGGQVYLVYNKVASIDKISHHLAQMLPDARIQTAHGQMSEALLEKVMVEFYEGKYDVLVCTSIIENGLDVPNANTIIVYDADHFGLSQLYQMRGRVGRSHVMAFAYLTYRKDKVLTEVAEKRLQAIKEFAELGAGFKIAMRDLEIRGAGNLLGAQQHGHIASVGFEMYCRLLEEAMQELKTGQPVKLQPEPTIEIKVEAYLSGDYINDAMHKIEFYQKIAAVRTEEHISAIIAELIDRFGEPSIATLNLLEVARIKNIMRELGIESILEQHNRLDIILGENVNINVENIIKLQEQLLHKVKILQGPPERILINFNNKHILQQLKKILGILAGTEKGDK
- a CDS encoding rhodanese-like domain-containing protein, which encodes MKNIYLLIIAFVMIVGAGYFFQLRSNSDKAPYKISANVAAEMMKESANVIVVDVRTPEEYQQGHIENAKLLPLSELEEKASAVIPDKSKKILLYCRSGRRSAVAAELLVNSGYEKVYDFGGINDWKGKLVRE
- a CDS encoding glycosyltransferase family 2 protein, which codes for MLEGILFHLYNFLVLPFYNQGYMTVILLVLPMVVFFELPWNLFIFLGLFKYVLRRKQEGPRIDFFPSVSCIVTCYNEGREIEKTVLSLLEQLYPGKLQILLVIDGAYINKSTLKVAEELQKLAVQYNNRTISVIPKWQRGGVVSSSNLGLNFVTGEIVVKVDGDSSFDNNMLERVTRHFVDPEVVAVSGCLRVRNAADTFCAGFQAIEYFNSIQLSKTALSEFNMVNNISGAFGIFRRSLLNLVEGWDAGTAEDLDITLRIKNYFNNRKEKFRIVFDPEAICFTDVPETYAKFFKQRLRWEGDYPYIIGKHWRSIAPSMMGWANFNGLLVTMFTNIVLPMMVFVYTFWLFIVFPADYAIALLMAVYSFYFVMTCLLYLLGIIFVSERKKEDLSRFGLVPFMPMFLFAAKINTLLAVFWEWIGKGHQDSSMAPWWVLRKNKF